In Halomarina salina, one DNA window encodes the following:
- a CDS encoding helix-turn-helix domain-containing protein has translation MREFVFTVEYERGADEVMDLFIEHPDLYARSMEVNATDGSVWGIDKVVGPSEALNEFDKRLERVTNDPNATGMCGAPVTDWTYETLSSNPESRKIYSLRSEGDEARSIPLVAAERVGDGLIMRTERRANQFRWHLLVDDTVSELHDEVRENLRDGLSLTVERLGTPPCLREDGRVQRSLTPEQKAALEAAIEHGYYDVPRQQPVTEIAAEIDVSSSTLQYRLNRAEAWLAHQFAADSVSVDVDAELDLEDIEFVR, from the coding sequence ATGCGCGAGTTCGTCTTCACCGTCGAATACGAGCGGGGCGCTGACGAGGTGATGGACCTCTTCATCGAGCACCCTGATTTGTACGCCCGCTCGATGGAAGTAAACGCGACCGACGGGTCGGTGTGGGGAATCGACAAGGTCGTCGGACCGTCCGAGGCCCTCAATGAGTTCGATAAGCGGCTTGAACGTGTAACGAACGACCCGAACGCGACTGGGATGTGTGGTGCACCAGTCACCGACTGGACGTACGAGACGCTTTCGTCGAACCCGGAATCACGGAAAATCTACTCGCTCCGCAGCGAAGGCGACGAGGCACGGTCGATTCCCCTCGTCGCGGCGGAACGGGTCGGCGACGGGCTGATTATGCGTACGGAACGCCGTGCGAACCAGTTCCGATGGCATCTGCTCGTTGATGATACAGTCTCCGAACTCCACGACGAAGTCCGCGAGAACCTTCGAGATGGACTCTCACTCACCGTCGAGCGTCTCGGAACACCGCCGTGTCTCCGCGAAGATGGACGCGTCCAACGAAGCCTCACACCCGAGCAGAAGGCAGCGCTCGAAGCTGCCATCGAGCACGGGTACTACGACGTTCCGCGACAGCAGCCGGTCACTGAGATCGCGGCCGAGATCGACGTATCGAGTTCGACGCTCCAGTACCGTCTGAATCGTGCCGAAGCGTGGTTAGCACACCAGTTTGCCGCCGATTCGGTCAGTGTCGACGTTGATGCCGAACTCGACCTCGAAGATATCGAATTCGTTCGGTAA
- a CDS encoding helix-turn-helix domain-containing protein has protein sequence MTVRVRLSLRSEEFELGRILSVESPAIISLQTVVPIEASLVPFVEVQSRNQESYQEAVVAHPSVERFVAIEATTKETLYALDWESTRDGFLDILRRSDASVLTASGTGRRWQFELRLRSHDGLSALAHRCEEVDMRVELLDVASNPGLGSTAQFGLTALQRETLVQAVKEGYYSIPREVSTQALADQLDISDQAVTERLRRAIRTLATNAFMLPDEDRQ, from the coding sequence ATGACCGTGCGGGTACGGCTCTCTCTTCGCTCGGAAGAGTTCGAGCTAGGGCGAATTCTTTCCGTCGAATCACCAGCAATCATTTCCCTTCAAACCGTGGTCCCAATCGAAGCGTCTCTGGTCCCGTTCGTTGAGGTCCAGAGTCGTAATCAGGAGTCCTACCAGGAGGCAGTCGTAGCACATCCATCCGTCGAGCGGTTTGTTGCCATCGAGGCGACGACTAAAGAGACGCTGTATGCGCTCGATTGGGAGAGTACCAGGGATGGCTTCCTCGATATCCTACGAAGGTCGGACGCAAGCGTTCTCACGGCATCTGGAACCGGGCGACGCTGGCAGTTTGAACTTCGTCTCCGTTCTCACGATGGCCTCTCGGCACTCGCCCACCGGTGTGAAGAGGTAGATATGCGGGTCGAATTACTGGATGTCGCCAGCAATCCCGGTCTCGGCTCTACTGCACAATTTGGCTTGACCGCTCTCCAACGTGAAACCCTGGTTCAGGCTGTGAAGGAGGGCTACTACTCGATACCGCGGGAGGTGTCGACCCAAGCCCTCGCAGACCAATTGGATATCTCCGACCAGGCCGTCACAGAGCGACTTCGTCGCGCCATTCGGACGCTCGCCACGAACGCATTCATGCTCCCCGATGAGGACCGGCAGTAG
- the aceB gene encoding malate synthase AceB yields MAERKHDREFVRTFFTSPTAVQGEEDSAKMIRSASGLRGMQAPDVWVPDNEDATAPSMRDEGADNIVEVVAENGADFPGEIHPRIVWHRDSPATRYQCLQHLLQIADPEKGAIEHIDGFVIPEVGDIDDWKKADEFFTIVENEYGLDEGSLKMSVIIESGQAELAMGTLREEMGKPTNNLERLFLLVDGEVDYTKDMRAITPTGALPEWPELRHNTSRGASAAGLIAVDGPYDDIRDVEGYRERMTDNQAKGMLGIWSLTPGQVVEANKSPLPPQTGSWLLDTGTQQVELTDEDGVQVYDGDRVSLEEDGGSYTLSVGGDEQTLDEDELREELLDLTEYVPSMDDIVDSMEEFEAAREGGTGAIAMEQSATLRIDGVEIDVSNDRMWDEATYQAAMTPIKLFQDVYENRPDQHEDLADLYSEDVVDRAMSVGQ; encoded by the coding sequence ATGGCTGAGCGCAAACACGACAGAGAGTTCGTCCGGACGTTCTTCACCTCGCCGACGGCGGTGCAGGGCGAGGAGGACTCCGCGAAGATGATTCGCAGCGCGTCCGGCCTGCGCGGGATGCAGGCCCCGGACGTCTGGGTGCCCGACAACGAGGACGCGACGGCCCCCTCGATGCGAGACGAGGGCGCGGACAACATCGTCGAGGTCGTCGCCGAGAACGGCGCGGACTTCCCCGGCGAGATCCACCCGCGCATCGTCTGGCACCGGGACAGCCCCGCGACCCGCTACCAGTGTCTCCAGCACCTGCTCCAGATAGCGGACCCGGAGAAGGGAGCCATCGAGCACATCGACGGCTTCGTCATTCCTGAGGTCGGCGACATCGACGACTGGAAGAAGGCCGACGAGTTCTTCACCATCGTCGAGAACGAGTACGGTCTCGACGAGGGGAGCCTGAAGATGTCCGTCATCATCGAGAGCGGCCAGGCCGAACTCGCGATGGGCACGCTCCGCGAGGAGATGGGCAAGCCAACGAACAACCTCGAACGCCTGTTCCTGCTGGTCGACGGCGAGGTCGACTACACGAAGGACATGCGCGCCATCACGCCGACGGGCGCGCTCCCGGAGTGGCCGGAACTGCGTCACAACACCTCGCGCGGTGCCAGCGCCGCCGGTCTCATCGCCGTCGACGGCCCGTACGACGACATCCGCGACGTCGAGGGCTACCGCGAGCGCATGACCGACAACCAGGCGAAGGGGATGCTCGGCATCTGGTCGCTCACCCCCGGCCAGGTCGTCGAGGCGAACAAGTCGCCGCTGCCGCCCCAGACCGGTAGCTGGCTGCTCGACACCGGTACTCAACAGGTCGAACTCACCGACGAGGACGGCGTGCAGGTGTACGACGGCGATCGCGTCTCCCTCGAGGAGGACGGCGGGAGCTACACCCTCTCCGTCGGCGGCGACGAGCAGACGCTCGACGAGGACGAACTCCGAGAGGAACTCCTCGACCTGACCGAGTACGTCCCGAGCATGGACGACATCGTCGACTCGATGGAGGAGTTCGAGGCCGCTCGCGAGGGTGGCACCGGCGCAATCGCGATGGAGCAGTCCGCGACGCTCCGTATCGACGGCGTCGAGATCGACGTCAGCAACGACCGGATGTGGGACGAGGCCACCTACCAGGCCGCGATGACCCCCATCAAACTGTTCCAGGACGTCTACGAGAACCGTCCGGACCAGCACGAGGACCTCGCCGACCTCTACAGCGAGGACGTCGTCGACCGGGCGATGAGCGTCGGGCAGTAG
- the aceA gene encoding isocitrate lyase — protein sequence MKDSQDKVASRVRSTETNIRDVDNPAGREFRELLDGEPYVFAPGLYHALDARLAEMAGHDAVYMSGYSTVLGQFGFPDLEMVTMTEMVENAKRIVEATSLPVVADCDTGYGGIHNVQRAVREYEKAGVGAIHIEDQTSPKRCGHIAGKQIVSREKAEARFSAAVDAKQSEDTVIIARTDAYGSSNGDWDEHLERGRIYADAGVDLVWPEMPDPSREDAVEYAETLHETHPDVDLAFNYSSSFAWSEEEDPLTFSELGDLGYKYIFITLFALHSGAHAAYEDMKNLAENAEQGQMDLEQRYLGHETESHHQLSFVPRYQDIEAEFDPEASQRMEDSAGFSEDRSEPLTSENDDD from the coding sequence ATGAAGGATTCACAGGACAAGGTCGCGAGTCGAGTGCGGAGCACTGAGACGAACATCCGGGACGTCGACAACCCGGCGGGGCGAGAGTTCCGAGAACTGCTGGACGGCGAACCGTACGTGTTCGCCCCCGGCCTCTACCACGCGCTGGACGCCCGTCTGGCGGAGATGGCCGGACACGACGCCGTCTACATGAGCGGCTACTCGACGGTGCTGGGCCAGTTCGGGTTCCCCGACCTGGAGATGGTGACGATGACCGAGATGGTCGAGAACGCCAAGCGCATCGTCGAGGCGACCAGCCTCCCCGTCGTCGCCGACTGTGACACCGGCTACGGTGGCATCCACAACGTCCAGCGCGCCGTCCGCGAGTACGAGAAGGCCGGCGTCGGTGCCATCCACATCGAGGACCAGACGTCGCCCAAGCGCTGTGGCCACATCGCGGGCAAGCAGATCGTCTCCCGCGAGAAGGCCGAGGCCCGGTTCTCCGCGGCCGTCGACGCCAAGCAGAGCGAGGACACGGTCATCATCGCCCGGACGGACGCCTACGGCTCCTCGAACGGCGACTGGGACGAGCACCTCGAACGCGGTCGCATCTACGCCGACGCCGGCGTCGACCTGGTCTGGCCCGAGATGCCCGACCCGTCCCGCGAGGACGCCGTCGAGTACGCCGAGACGCTCCACGAGACCCACCCGGACGTCGACCTCGCGTTCAACTACTCCTCCAGTTTCGCCTGGAGCGAGGAGGAGGACCCGCTCACGTTCTCGGAACTGGGCGACCTCGGCTACAAGTACATCTTCATCACCCTGTTCGCCCTGCACTCGGGCGCACACGCCGCCTACGAGGACATGAAGAACCTCGCCGAGAACGCCGAACAGGGCCAGATGGACCTCGAACAGCGCTACCTGGGCCACGAGACCGAGAGCCACCACCAGCTCTCGTTCGTCCCGCGCTACCAGGACATCGAGGCGGAGTTCGACCCCGAGGCCAGCCAGCGGATGGAGGACTCGGCCGGGTTCAGCGAGGACCGCTCCGAGCCCCTGACCTCCGAGAACGACGACGACTGA
- a CDS encoding fructosamine kinase family protein → MADDPEDPEGADEDGHDSSEAVPTGFPDRRAWRGRIESVLGGRVVASERLEGGVTGRAERVDLADGRRVVAKTAPTPLTVEARMLRYLAEHSSLPVPDVLHASDDLLLLPFVAGSGSVTSAVERDLADHLAALHDVTANRFGFPFDTTAGPLPKPNPWTDSWPAFVRDHRLRYYAALATSEVGFSDDLLRRIWRLGDRLPDLLDAPDAPALLHGDVWYENLVVAGDRVAAFVDPACYYGHPEAEVTYVLWTETAGDAFLERYRDRATLAPGFEERQAVYEVVFYCQQAWWFADVGRRDELVAAVRERLDRLGV, encoded by the coding sequence ATGGCCGACGACCCAGAGGACCCCGAGGGGGCCGACGAGGACGGACACGACTCCTCGGAGGCCGTCCCCACCGGGTTCCCCGACCGGCGAGCGTGGCGCGGCCGTATCGAGTCCGTCCTCGGGGGCCGCGTCGTCGCCAGCGAACGGCTGGAGGGTGGCGTCACCGGCCGAGCGGAGCGTGTCGACCTCGCCGACGGTCGTCGCGTCGTCGCCAAGACCGCGCCCACCCCGCTCACCGTCGAGGCCCGGATGCTCCGCTACCTCGCCGAACACTCCTCGCTCCCCGTTCCCGACGTGCTCCACGCCAGCGACGACCTGCTGCTCCTCCCGTTCGTCGCGGGGTCGGGGTCGGTCACCTCCGCCGTCGAACGCGACCTCGCCGACCACCTCGCGGCGCTCCACGACGTGACCGCGAACCGGTTCGGCTTCCCGTTCGACACCACCGCCGGACCGCTGCCGAAGCCGAACCCGTGGACCGACTCGTGGCCCGCGTTCGTCCGCGACCACCGACTGCGGTACTACGCCGCCCTCGCCACCTCGGAGGTGGGGTTCTCGGACGACCTGCTCCGCCGCATCTGGCGACTCGGCGACCGACTGCCCGACCTGCTGGACGCCCCCGACGCCCCCGCACTGCTCCACGGCGACGTCTGGTACGAGAACCTCGTCGTGGCCGGCGACCGGGTGGCGGCGTTCGTCGACCCGGCGTGTTACTACGGCCACCCCGAGGCCGAGGTGACGTACGTGCTGTGGACCGAGACGGCCGGAGACGCGTTCCTGGAGCGGTACCGCGACCGGGCGACCCTCGCGCCGGGGTTCGAGGAGCGCCAGGCGGTCTACGAGGTGGTGTTCTACTGCCAGCAGGCGTGGTGGTTCGCGGACGTTGGCCGACGCGACGAACTGGTCGCGGCAGTTCGGGAACGACTCGACCGACTGGGCGTCTGA
- a CDS encoding GAP family protein encodes MSFATILPLAIVMVAGPQLLSAVFLATSERWRRNSFAYVLGAALSISAIVAIAYYLGGTGARETNSRPLLPYVVVALLLAAMVHTYLTREESEPPKWMGTLTSASPWFSFRLGFLLLGFFPTDILTAVAVGTTLASEDLPLLDAWGFVALTLLFIALPGLAVLALGERAERALPTIRDWMNDNAWVINEVVLAFFVVLTLT; translated from the coding sequence ATGAGTTTCGCGACCATCCTCCCGCTGGCCATCGTGATGGTAGCCGGGCCGCAGCTACTCAGCGCCGTCTTCCTGGCGACGAGCGAACGGTGGCGGCGCAACTCGTTCGCGTACGTCCTCGGCGCGGCGCTCTCCATCAGCGCTATCGTCGCCATCGCGTACTATCTGGGCGGGACCGGAGCGCGCGAGACGAACTCGCGACCGCTCCTCCCGTACGTCGTCGTCGCTCTCCTCCTCGCCGCGATGGTCCACACCTACCTCACCCGCGAGGAGTCCGAACCCCCGAAGTGGATGGGCACGCTCACCAGCGCGAGTCCGTGGTTCTCGTTCCGACTGGGCTTCCTGCTGCTGGGGTTCTTCCCGACGGACATCCTCACCGCCGTCGCCGTCGGGACGACGCTCGCCTCCGAGGACCTCCCGCTCCTCGACGCGTGGGGGTTCGTCGCGCTCACGCTCCTGTTCATCGCGCTCCCGGGGCTGGCGGTGCTGGCACTCGGCGAACGCGCCGAGCGAGCGCTGCCGACCATCCGCGACTGGATGAACGACAACGCCTGGGTCATCAACGAGGTGGTGCTGGCGTTCTTCGTCGTGCTGACGCTCACCTGA
- a CDS encoding DUF6414 family protein, producing the protein MFGSSENGPEVRDYVYLDAGSLDSWYASMYGWVPESRQQQEGREYTGEGGVGGTAEAAIPLLDWLGKLGIDGNLGGSITGQRMTETADRVIDQGLHTQLREELDSEDMIKPITSDVEPGDVVEVTGEGTTDPLYRLILALQRLIAVDDLKTISNRLEELQPEDNTEDGPRDGFRPGTKDPFGEAAADNSGGLFGGGGNWLEQMADLGQGTGNEFMQSRSDAIGEELQQALNVIYGDDICLMLNVDEEENENTDGTYPQCGMLLSEDNLRTEPREFLSEKKYTVLGRVVETNKDGSWNYAELLRVAETVLDDDDIDELRETFEESMEDMNSSEDVSVDSGAFTTDDSVVVIKPVAVYW; encoded by the coding sequence ATGTTCGGCTCTTCCGAAAATGGCCCTGAAGTCCGCGACTACGTGTATCTCGATGCCGGAAGCCTCGATTCTTGGTACGCCTCAATGTACGGCTGGGTCCCTGAATCCCGGCAGCAACAGGAAGGCCGTGAGTACACTGGCGAAGGTGGTGTCGGCGGCACAGCTGAGGCCGCAATCCCGTTGCTTGATTGGCTCGGAAAGCTCGGAATCGACGGAAACCTTGGTGGCAGTATCACTGGCCAGAGAATGACCGAAACCGCGGATCGCGTCATTGACCAGGGCCTTCACACACAACTCCGGGAAGAGTTAGATAGCGAGGACATGATCAAGCCAATCACGTCTGACGTGGAGCCCGGTGATGTCGTGGAGGTGACGGGAGAGGGGACGACCGATCCATTATATCGTCTCATTTTGGCGCTTCAGCGACTTATTGCAGTCGATGACTTGAAAACGATATCAAACCGTCTCGAAGAGCTTCAGCCTGAGGATAACACGGAGGACGGTCCTCGTGATGGATTTCGGCCAGGAACGAAAGACCCGTTCGGTGAGGCTGCCGCAGACAATAGCGGCGGCCTCTTCGGTGGTGGTGGGAACTGGTTGGAACAGATGGCCGACCTAGGGCAGGGTACTGGGAACGAATTCATGCAATCTCGGAGTGACGCGATTGGGGAGGAACTCCAGCAAGCGCTAAACGTTATCTATGGGGACGATATCTGCTTGATGCTGAACGTTGACGAAGAGGAAAATGAGAACACGGATGGCACCTATCCGCAATGCGGAATGCTGCTGTCTGAGGACAACCTACGGACGGAACCTCGAGAATTCCTCTCTGAGAAAAAGTACACGGTACTTGGTCGGGTCGTAGAGACAAACAAGGATGGGAGCTGGAATTATGCAGAACTGCTCCGTGTCGCAGAGACGGTTCTCGACGATGATGATATAGATGAACTCCGCGAGACGTTTGAGGAGAGTATGGAAGACATGAACAGCTCAGAGGACGTTTCTGTGGATTCAGGGGCATTTACGACCGATGATTCGGTCGTGGTAATCAAGCCAGTCGCAGTTTACTGGTAG
- a CDS encoding DUF7114 family protein — MEDAAAVRRTARASVDDIEPARLRDDLRSFIDDGSMVPGVVTTLVARTHGVEGDALYERAAGVQLIYEGLRLTRSLADDEPWLSGDRDSGDMHVLAANALVARGFYVLACTEAAEAAVAVVRAFGRDETERRVRGEEETTLEADVLELAVVAGVTAGGGEPTADLRSMATDLASTLDAPFPAVAALDDHDLTERVSRDTGAFADP, encoded by the coding sequence ATGGAGGACGCCGCCGCAGTCCGTCGGACCGCGCGCGCGTCGGTCGACGACATCGAGCCGGCACGGCTCCGCGACGACCTGCGCTCGTTCATCGACGACGGCTCGATGGTCCCCGGCGTGGTGACGACGCTCGTCGCCCGCACCCACGGCGTCGAGGGCGACGCGCTCTACGAACGCGCCGCCGGCGTCCAGTTGATCTACGAGGGCCTCCGCCTCACCCGCTCGCTGGCCGACGACGAGCCGTGGCTGTCGGGCGACCGCGACAGCGGCGACATGCACGTCCTCGCCGCGAACGCGCTGGTCGCTCGCGGGTTCTACGTCCTCGCGTGCACGGAGGCCGCCGAGGCCGCCGTCGCCGTCGTCCGCGCGTTCGGCCGCGACGAGACCGAACGACGCGTTCGGGGGGAGGAGGAGACGACGCTCGAAGCCGACGTCCTCGAACTCGCCGTCGTCGCCGGAGTGACGGCCGGTGGTGGCGAACCGACCGCCGACCTGCGGTCGATGGCCACCGACCTGGCGAGCACGCTCGACGCGCCGTTCCCCGCCGTGGCGGCCCTCGACGACCACGACCTGACCGAGCGCGTGTCCCGTGATACCGGCGCGTTCGCCGACCCGTGA
- a CDS encoding enoyl-CoA hydratase/isomerase family protein encodes MLRIDDADGVRTVTLDRPERRNALPPDLLDALEDAVADPPEPVVHLRGAGDAFCAGADLDAVSDVAVAVADGGDTDAAAAFAEQGQRVARTIADSSAVVLAGVDGAARGGGVELALACDLRVATDDATFAETGVTFGLLGAWGGTLRLPRIVGEGNAMDLALSGRSIDAEAALRMGLVSRVVERPAMVARDLAANDHAALAELKPLMRDRGADADREERETSAFATLVERNAEALRRD; translated from the coding sequence GTGCTCCGAATCGACGACGCCGACGGCGTCCGGACGGTGACCCTCGACCGCCCCGAGCGACGCAACGCGCTCCCCCCCGACCTGCTCGACGCGCTCGAAGACGCCGTCGCCGACCCGCCCGAACCCGTCGTTCACCTGCGGGGTGCGGGCGACGCCTTCTGTGCGGGCGCGGACCTCGACGCCGTCTCTGACGTCGCCGTCGCGGTCGCCGACGGGGGCGACACCGACGCGGCGGCCGCCTTCGCCGAGCAGGGCCAGCGCGTCGCCCGGACCATCGCGGACTCGTCGGCCGTCGTGCTCGCCGGTGTCGACGGCGCGGCCCGTGGCGGTGGCGTCGAACTCGCGCTGGCGTGCGACCTCCGGGTCGCCACCGACGACGCGACGTTCGCCGAGACGGGCGTCACCTTCGGGCTGCTCGGCGCGTGGGGCGGCACCCTCCGCCTCCCGCGCATCGTCGGCGAGGGCAACGCGATGGACCTCGCGCTCTCCGGGCGCTCCATCGACGCCGAGGCGGCGCTCCGGATGGGGCTCGTCTCGCGCGTCGTCGAACGACCCGCGATGGTCGCCCGCGACCTGGCGGCGAACGACCACGCCGCCCTCGCCGAACTGAAACCGCTCATGCGCGACCGGGGAGCGGACGCCGACCGCGAAGAACGGGAGACGAGCGCGTTCGCCACGCTCGTCGAGCGGAACGCCGAGGCGCTCAGGCGGGACTGA
- the fdhF gene encoding formate dehydrogenase subunit alpha, whose protein sequence is MTDDGSGRRSESESSDDQGEYKKGVAGFMQRAKEQAKERASSRSESVVPTSKGAEAGKGPGLDTSAVRNEALKRVEHVVSGTAAKAFTEGRLFDMADAISDYRLEQVDVTDTTCTYCAVGCRFDLYTKDGKVLGTRPTDPEKAPINGISTCVKGKFGWDFVDSDDRLTEPLVKEDGEFREATWDEALDRVADGLRDIEDDHGADALGFVSSSKAGNEDNYAMQKFVRQSFGTHNVDNCNRLCHSPTVSALSSMVGYGAASVDHDDLENTDCYLITGSNTTENHPVLATRIKQNVLDGADIYVFDPREVRMAEFEESHYTRVEPGQDTVWINGMVRHVIEEDLHDEAFIEERTTGFEEVKESVQKFTPEYVEEVTGAPPEELKEAAEAVAKADSCCFCWTLGLTEHAHGTENVVAMANLALVTGHVGKEHSGLSPFRGQNNVQGGGGDMGPIPPNFPGYQSVTDDENREKFEEAYGVDLPDEPGLTITEQFLAADDGDIKGMYVMGENPALSEPNVAHAEEILANLDFLAVQDIFMTETAEHADVVLPATTAAESNGTFTASTRRVQLVKQAIDPKGNSKQDWQIVQELSKRFGNDWGYETAADIMDEVADLTPIYGGISHDRLEEEGGLCWPCYDEDHPGTGTMYLDEFETDDGLAHMRAPDVRGPSREVDEEFPLALTTGRVLYQYHTGTMTHRQEGIMAISGENFIEIHPETAEELGVADDEYVVVTSPHGSIRVIAQVTERPGPGTVFIPMHFEESAVNLLTDEEALDPDAHAPEYKHTPVSVRPADDQSDLAGGVAAAEDIEDLPPTPGASESPERPGTGHEDVESDD, encoded by the coding sequence ATGACTGACGACGGCTCCGGACGACGAAGCGAGAGCGAGTCGAGCGACGACCAGGGCGAGTACAAGAAGGGCGTCGCGGGCTTCATGCAACGCGCCAAGGAGCAGGCGAAGGAGCGGGCCTCGTCGCGCAGCGAGTCGGTCGTCCCGACGAGCAAGGGCGCGGAGGCCGGCAAAGGGCCGGGGCTCGACACCTCTGCCGTCCGGAACGAGGCGCTCAAGCGGGTCGAACACGTCGTCTCCGGGACCGCCGCGAAGGCGTTCACCGAGGGCCGGCTGTTCGACATGGCCGACGCCATCAGCGACTACCGACTGGAGCAGGTCGACGTCACCGATACGACCTGTACGTACTGTGCGGTCGGCTGTCGGTTCGACCTGTACACGAAGGACGGGAAGGTGCTCGGCACGCGACCGACCGACCCCGAGAAGGCGCCCATCAACGGCATCTCGACGTGCGTCAAGGGGAAGTTCGGCTGGGACTTCGTCGACAGCGACGACCGCCTCACCGAACCGCTGGTCAAGGAGGACGGCGAGTTCCGCGAGGCGACGTGGGACGAGGCGCTCGACCGGGTCGCCGACGGCCTGCGGGACATCGAGGACGACCACGGCGCGGACGCGCTCGGGTTCGTCTCCTCGTCGAAGGCGGGCAACGAGGACAACTACGCGATGCAGAAGTTCGTCCGGCAGTCGTTCGGGACGCACAACGTCGACAACTGCAACCGCCTCTGTCACTCGCCGACGGTGTCGGCGCTCTCCTCGATGGTCGGCTACGGGGCGGCCTCCGTCGACCACGACGACCTGGAGAACACCGACTGCTACCTCATCACCGGGTCGAACACGACCGAGAACCACCCGGTGCTCGCGACGCGCATCAAGCAGAACGTCCTCGACGGGGCGGACATCTACGTGTTCGACCCGCGCGAGGTTCGGATGGCGGAGTTCGAGGAGTCCCACTACACCCGCGTCGAGCCGGGCCAGGACACGGTGTGGATCAACGGGATGGTCCGCCACGTCATCGAGGAGGACCTCCACGACGAGGCGTTCATCGAGGAACGCACCACGGGCTTCGAGGAGGTCAAGGAGAGCGTCCAGAAGTTCACACCCGAGTACGTCGAGGAGGTCACCGGCGCGCCGCCCGAGGAACTGAAGGAGGCGGCCGAGGCCGTCGCCAAGGCCGACTCCTGTTGCTTCTGCTGGACGCTCGGCCTGACCGAACACGCCCACGGTACCGAGAACGTCGTCGCGATGGCGAACCTCGCGCTCGTCACCGGCCACGTCGGCAAGGAGCACTCCGGGCTCTCGCCGTTCCGCGGCCAGAACAACGTGCAGGGCGGCGGCGGCGACATGGGGCCGATTCCACCGAACTTCCCCGGCTACCAGTCGGTCACCGACGACGAGAACCGCGAGAAGTTCGAGGAGGCGTACGGCGTCGACCTGCCCGACGAACCGGGGCTGACCATCACCGAGCAGTTCCTCGCCGCCGACGACGGCGACATCAAGGGGATGTACGTGATGGGCGAGAACCCGGCGCTGTCCGAACCGAACGTCGCCCACGCCGAGGAGATACTGGCGAACCTCGACTTCCTCGCCGTCCAGGATATCTTCATGACCGAGACCGCAGAGCACGCCGACGTCGTCCTGCCGGCGACGACGGCCGCCGAGTCGAACGGGACGTTCACCGCCTCGACCCGGCGCGTGCAACTGGTCAAGCAGGCCATCGACCCGAAGGGCAACAGCAAGCAGGACTGGCAGATCGTCCAGGAGCTGTCGAAGCGGTTCGGCAACGACTGGGGCTACGAGACCGCCGCGGACATCATGGACGAGGTCGCCGACCTGACACCCATCTACGGCGGCATCAGCCACGACCGACTGGAGGAGGAGGGCGGCCTCTGCTGGCCCTGCTACGACGAGGACCACCCCGGAACCGGGACGATGTACCTCGACGAGTTCGAGACCGACGACGGCCTGGCCCACATGCGCGCCCCGGACGTCCGCGGCCCCTCCCGCGAGGTCGACGAGGAGTTCCCGCTCGCGCTCACGACGGGCCGCGTGCTCTACCAGTACCACACCGGGACGATGACCCACCGCCAGGAGGGCATCATGGCCATCAGCGGTGAGAACTTCATCGAGATACACCCGGAGACGGCCGAGGAGCTCGGCGTCGCGGACGACGAGTACGTCGTCGTCACGTCGCCACACGGCTCGATTCGCGTCATCGCGCAGGTCACCGAACGGCCGGGGCCTGGCACCGTCTTCATCCCGATGCACTTCGAGGAGTCGGCGGTCAACCTCCTGACCGACGAGGAGGCGCTCGACCCCGACGCGCACGCTCCGGAGTACAAGCACACGCCCGTCAGTGTCCGCCCGGCGGACGACCAGTCGGACCTCGCGGGCGGCGTCGCGGCCGCAGAGGACATCGAGGACCTGCCGCCGACGCCGGGTGCGTCCGAGTCGCCGGAGAGACCCGGCACCGGCCACGAGGACGTCGAGTCCGACGACTGA